In Gracilinanus agilis isolate LMUSP501 chromosome 1, AgileGrace, whole genome shotgun sequence, the sequence tgaattGTAGTTCCTTTTGTAATGTCTTTGATGAGGTCAGCTATCCTTCCCTTAAAAGAGACATGGGCTGTTGTATATTACATTGAATTaaactatttttctaaaaatttttttgaatttatgTATCAAGATTAAGATACTCTAAAAATGTTTTACCAAAACATTATTCTGACAAAGTAGAGAATCATTGCTTTGAATTTGTTTGTATAAAGAATCCTTTTTGTTCTGGGTATTGTAGTTCTGTTAATGACTAAGTTAGCTTGTCAAGGAAAGCAGATAATCTTTATTAGTTTTCCTTCAAGATTATAtagtataaagaaaaactttttgtTATGGGGTCCTAACCCATTTGTCTACAAGCAAATTTCAATGAAGTGAATGCTCGTCCCCACTCCGTTTCAGATATGTTCTAAAGTTAAAAGTAAACATATAATTTGAACTATTTGTGGAAAGTTATCTACCAAGTAGCATTGCATAGTATCAATGCTTTGGTTCCAAAGCCCATTTTGTAGAATTTTCTGAATTTAGAACCACTGTAAAGACTTTGGGATCTTCTCTTTGCTGttgtcctttctcatttttgaatCATAAGAATTCTTTCTCAGCCTGGAGAATTTCCTGATTTCTTCAGTGGtgtgtaagtttcttgaaggcaaagaaacttctttttttgttcttttgaataagcacttaataaatttttgttttttttattgaatttgtaTATTAACTCCAGGAACTaccatcttttcttttatttccataaTTATACAGTAGTTTATTACAGTGGTATCATGTAGGAACTCTGTAGGCTTAGTGAAATTCCAATTAACTTTACctttgttttattctattttttgttaaatgtttcccaaatgCATTTTAATCTGCAGTCAGGCTTTGCAGCTATGAGTTTGATACCTCAAATGTATAAGATAGCTTGGTTGCAACAACACACTTATTGAATATATGTGcatgattttaaattttaatttatttatgtacaattaattaatttgctATCCTTTCAGTTGTTCCAAGTTTAAAATTCTTTAGATTGCTTAATTGAAAAGGTATACGTGTAGtcttggtttatttttaaaaagtactatatCCACCCAATATTATGCAAACATTTAATCAACATTACATTGTACTAGTAACTAGTTGAGATGCAAAGATAAATCAGACACAGTTCAACTTGCAATTGGGAAATATGAAACATTATCAGAAGATACAATGGTAAAGAACTTACTGAGGACTTAGAGTTTTTTATTTACATACATTTCgaaaataatttaatcatttatGGTGATAGAAGTAGGAAAATATGGTAACATTTTAAGCttcttttttcaatgaaaaagataaattttatatattgaaaaaaaagttttataaagttTATAGAAGAAGTAAGgggtaaatttattttcttttttgccaattacatgtaataacacatttccacataaattttctgaagtgaTATGATCCAcattgtcttcttccttccttcttctctccccccatcCCCTGCTGGAGGTGGCAAGTTCAttctagattatacatgtgttatcattcaaaacatatttccatattgtttatttttataagtgaataatcttataaaaccaaaaaggagtaaaaattatATTGCTCTTTTAATATTAACTTAGAAACTTTTAGGTTTTTTGTAGTCATTATCTTTGTGATTTAGTCAGTAATTAATCAACATGAATTAATGAGGCTACAAAcaagaaagacagtccttgtcctcaagaatcTTACAGTCAAATAGGAGAAGACAGTATATACAAAAGGAAGCTTTAGACGAAAGGGGGGAATCACCAGAGCTCCCCAGTAACATGATGTTCATGGAATTGAAACCAATCAGAGTAGCTAGTATGAAATGAAGGGTTGGGAATTCTGAACCCTCTATaaagggaggtttggggaggagATTTTTCTCCCTCACAGCCCACCCCAGCCTCCAATTAGAAGGGAAGGGCAACTGAAGGTATTGAGGCGCCGAGTGTCAAAGTTGAAGCAATCTCCATCATGATGAGACTTTTACTCATGAGCTTATTTTGGAGGAAGCATGATATTCCTTGAGAGGAAATCAAGTAGAGCAGTTGGTgggaaatgaaaatatctttagtgtttcttttttagtactattaatgtttttatttattcattcactggATCCTTACTGAGCATCGATGTGCAATACTCTATTAGATGTTATGGGGCATATAAGTAGTTTCTGTTTTCACAGAGCATATTGTTTATAGCTGGAAGAATGTAAAAGCacaaagatataaacaaaatgCTATAATTTAAATGTGTACCAgactttttgaaaaattaagaaataagtgataatttttatatgaaagagaaaacatttttatttggtttGGATAACTCTTCTACAACTATCCTTAAATTAGCTCAGAAAATACTTTTAGGAAGATCCTCTTACCTTACATAGAATAAATCCTTAATTGAATATAAGTCTGGAGAAGAAATTGCAAAAGTCTTGTTTCTATATCATACAAGGAACTGAATTCTTTTCTCCATGGccttggaattggaaaaaaagcaATTGCTTTATTCTTTAGtctcaggaaggaagaaagtgacaATTTAGTTTTTTATTCATAATTATTAAACTCTCAAATATGTTAGACACAATATTATACTATCACTCCCTTTTTcctagtattaaaaaaaaatctccagaatcttttattcatatattttcttgatttattgGAATGTTAACCAGTAGCTATATTAACAAGTAAGTTTCTTATTCTACTATTCTGTCTTAAAAGCTTTTTGTTGTATTGtttattatttagtatttttggAAAGGAATCATTCATATTTTTATCTCAGGTCTGGCAGAGGACGGAAATTAAGTGGAGATCAAATAACTTTGCCAACCACAGTGGATTATTCACCAGTTCCTAAGCAGGTGACATCTACAAAAAGTTCACTTAATTTAACTGATTCTCATTTATATAATTGTTGTTGCATATAAATTTGATTTCCTTTCTTGGTTAACATAGtattaattaaattacatttagTCAGAAGTTGAAGACTGGAGCTCTTGGGATGAAGATGCACCCACAAGTATAAAGATTGAAGGAGGCAATGGAAATGGGACAGCACAACAAAATACATTGGAACAATTAGAACCTGACTATTTTAAAGATATGGCACCAACTATAAGGAAAACACAAAAAGTAAGTGTAGAACTTGGTGAACTTATATggaattttttatattaaaagaatttataactaaaaataatttcttcttataATTAGCATTagttaatataaatattagaaaaCCCTTTTTAATTAACAATTTGATAATGAGGTTTTTGgtgttattttttcccctctgctaAAGTCCTGTCTCAATGCCTCATTGTATTATGGAGGCAATCtgtattccattttttcccccattttttattgtcatacaaaacatattgaTCATTATTGTGagagcaaagtcatacaaaactaaaatcccaaaatacaaccaaaattacACCAATGtgagacaactccaacagttctttctctgaaggtggatagcattctccacTATAAGTtttttaggattgtcccagatcatagcatttctgagagtagccaagttttcacagacaATCATCgcccaatattgctgttattgtgtacaatgttctcccagttctgcttatttcactctgcatcagttcctgcagatctttccagctttttctgaagtcatcctgcttatcatttcctatagcacaatagtattccattaccacatgtgccacaatttgttcagccattcccctattgatggacatcccctcaatttctaattcttgccaccacaaaaaaagcacctatgaatatttttgtgcaaatgggtccttcccttttttttaattatctctttgggatacagactcagaaGTGGCAACCTGTattcttgaaggctatgccagTAGAGTACATAAAAGTACATAAGTGCTTTTAGAAGGGCTTTGAGTATAAGCTCAGTGATAGGCTATTGTCCCTTATCCAAGGACCAGCCTACTTATGCTTTCGAGAGATTAATCACAGCttgtgatgaattctttggttATAACTTATAAAACCCATTTATTCAGTAATATTAGGTTTGTAATCTCTGTTAGATAAGAGTAACCACAATAAAAAAAGATTACAGACCGGTAAAATGATGACAACCACAATGATAACAGCTATATTCATATAATGTTTACTATgcaccagacattgtgctaaacacttcacaattattttcttatttgatcatcCTAATAGTCCTTTAAATGTGTTATAGAAAGATGATGTGTTATCCTTCCTATTCACAGAACACAACTGATCCATTGTGAGCTACAGTTCTGTTCTACATTGTTTTTCAAGTAGTAGTGTTGAATTTGTGCTAAATTGTCCACACTTTTTAATCCACCCCtctaaagaaatagaagatattttaaatatgtgtttgcaaagaattttttaaaaagtatacctTGTAGCTATTTTCCATCAGCTGAATATTAGCTTTTTGTTTGTGGAAAGAATTAATTTAGTTCCAGAACTATCTAGTACTAATTGAGAGAATTACTCATTTGGCAAGATCTGACTCAGCATGTTTCCATTTAAAGCAGAATGGTGAAATGAGAGAATTTGGGCTTTTATATACTGGTATGTCCTTAGGAAAGCCACATACTTTTCTGtgttccattttcttcatttgtaaaatgagtgactTAAACTAGATGATTCCCAAGATCACTTGTAGCTCTAAATATTATGATCCTATAAAGCAAAGTAAACTTTTCCTACTATTTAATAAGACATTTATGTAATTGCTACCTAATTCTTTTGGTATCATTAAATAACTCTTCATGTCTACATTGTGAATCAAAAATTATAGTTTGTTGAGTAATTTATGTGTTTTACAAAATGATTATCTATAATCCAACAAGTAAAAAAGTCCTGATTGTCTTTAATGTTGTTTTTCAGATTATTATTAAGAAGAAAGAACCACTAAATTTTGGCATTCCAGATGGTACCACAGGTTTCTCTAGTAGATTAGCAGCTACACAAGATATTCCTTTCATTCACCAATCTGTAAGTATTCTTTTGGGAAAAGCAAATTATGCCTAATCTGTGAAGACAATTATAGCAGGAGAAGTTCCATGGCTGCTGTAGACAAATTTGGCATATGTATTCCACCTAGCCTTTTatgagaatatattttcataaaattttgaGGTCAGTGTTCATGTATGTACATtgtaagtggaaagaatattgattattttacttagaactgatatttaaatTAGAGATGATTAATGAAaggatttttcactttaaaaaaatgaattggtaaggttgcaactttttaaaatttaattttatttttttaaacccttaacttctgtgtattggctcctaggtggaagagtggtaagggtgggcaatgggggtcaaatgacttgcccagggtcacacagctgggaagtgtctgaggatggatttgaacctaggacctcccatctgtaggcctgattctcaatcctcTGAACTACCCTGAGGTTGcaacttttaaaaaccattttggtGTGTAAAATGTAGTAGTTGAGTCTTTATGCATGTTTTCAATTTTATAACCTTAAGAATTGCAAGACATTAGAATGTCCAGATATTTTTTGTATTAGTAAAACATTGTAATTATAGATAAATTTGAGTAAATTTAGGCTACTTcatataaaaaaaatccaattagtACTTAGCAGTTACTTCCCTAGACTAGAGAATTATTTGAATTAGATAGAGGAATGTTCCATATTATTCAGATGCATTGTTTAGACTTTCAGGTGTTTAGTCAGACCCACTCCTATCCTCTCCTCAAGCAGTGATGATTACACATTTGTGTACAGAGCCTCTTATagtattgattaaataaaatcagaataaCACATAGTTGCATTATTGATGGAATACATTTTTCTCCTTGGGATTATAAACAGTGCGATGGGATGAAGTAATCtaggagacagagaaatagaagcTAAAGACTTTCAAAGAATGATCCTTCACCCTGCATAAAAATACGTTCCCTACCCATATGCCcagttaaatattattttaggTTAACAAGTTGTTCATGCATACCTTAATGTGGATAATTATATGCATGTAATCAGATCCTACCTACTTCTGCATTCAGGGAATAGGACCTTCGATTTTGTGATGAGGAGAAATTATATGGCTATGGAAAGTCACATTTGGTTTCTGAGGAGCAAGGGAAAGGGTACAGAAGATGAAAAATGGAGTTAGAAAAGGAGATAAGAATCTGAGAGTGGTCCTAACAGTATCTAATATGCCACTAAAAATGACTTCTGATAAAGAAAGGTGTGATAATAAGTTTAGAAGATTTAGAAGCTCTGCTTCATCAAATTTAATCATATTCTTACCAAAGGCTAAGATGGTCAAGTCACTCTTTACATCCTACTATCTATTTTTTACTCAATATCCAAtaaattctctattttataaCATCCTTTCACAAATGCCAAAGAGTCTGTTGTAGTTGGAATTCCACTTGCTTTATTTTGTGATGTCTTCTCTAACCTAACGAACAGGgttgtaatgaaaaaaatgacttttcagGGATAGATAAATGTGAGTTCTAAGTACTATTTTTTCCCCCCTCTGgtaaaacaaaatgaagagaaattatttattagtacttattaaatgttcaGGGTCAACCTTGTAACTGATCTAGTTTTAACTCCAAAACAATTTCAGATTGCTTGACCttctaaaaagaataaagataaggAAGTTGAGAAGGTATCAATAATAGCAAATTACATATTTGCATGAAATACAGCTTTAGCTTAAAATGGCTACTGATCGCTTCTCCATATAATAAACTATTAATTATATGTCATATTGAGGCATTCATATATTCTACAAAATTGTTTTTGAActtcatatattataattaacTTTTGTAGTTCTTCCCCCGCCTTTCAccttttatttacttgtttttcttctttactatAGCCTGAATTGGGTGACTTGGATACTTGGCAGGAGAATACAAATGcatgggaagaagaagaagatgcaGCCTGGCAGGCAGAGGAAGTCCTGAGGTAAATAACATTACTGCTACTTACTAACTATATATTTGGCCCAGAGATTtcatgaaggggaataatatgaaaaGACTTGGAGAGGTATGTGGAAGCCCAATCATGGAGGATTTTAAATGCTAGACTACAggctttatattttattctaaagtcAAAGGGGAGCTGTACATTTTTGAGCaggagagtgacatgatcagatctatgtTTTAGGATTTTGCATTTGACAACTATTGTATTGTTTTGAGAAGGAAGACAGAAACTGTAGTTAAACTAATTAGAAAGCTATTCTTGCAGGATTCTTGACAAGAAGTGATAGGCTTGAACTTTGAGAGTGGTTGCATAAGTGAGAATAAGGAGATGGATGTGAGATTTTGTGATGGTAAAATTGACTAGCCTGGGTagtttattggtttcaaggaaggaTGGTAGTTTCCTCAATGGGTCACTATCATTTTTGAGacatcttttattcttccctttctttcaacTTTTGTATTTAGTTAGTCAAACCTGTTACTTCTACTCCTAAAACATCCATTGCAtctgtctgcttctctctcttccaattaCTGTCATTCTAGTATAAGCCCTTTTAACCACTTACCCATACTATTGAAATACCTTGTTTATAAAATTTACTACATCTACTTCCTGCCCTTTCCAagtatagaatcatagatctagagctgaaaagaatcTTAAAGTCCCTGTGGTCaaaccctttttttttcctagatagaaaaactgaaacctaggttgcccaaagtcacagaggtagtaagaatcagaagcagaatttgaacataggtccCTCCTACTCCAGCAACAATACTCCTTCCATTGTACTACATGGCTCCATACATCCTTTTTTACTACTTTCTTATAACATTAACTTTACTTCCAAACTTTGCATCATTTGGAAATTTGAAAAGCATGTCACACCTTATACTATCATGAAAATAACTACCCAAACTATTAAACTTGGACAAAGTACAGATCTCTGGATCTTCTTCCTCCCAAGTTTACATTAACCTATTTAtggctttttttaaagaaatttatgttgtttgtttccatgacactatctatccatcttgtCCTCTGCTATCCCTTTTactttttgccttcaatctttcctaaCATCAGGTTCTTTTCTAAAAAGTTCTCTCTtcttatgtggccaaagtattttaAGCTTCAACATCAATATTTGACAGTAGTCTGAATTAATTGAAGTACTGACTAATTTTAACTTCCTGCTAAAGGACTCTACAAAGTTTTCCACAGTACCACAATTTGAAATTGTCAACTCTGTGGTATGCtactttccttatagtccaactttCACATCCATACATTGTTACAAGAAAGAACATGTCTCCGACTAAATAAACCTTTGTTAGCAAGATGGTGTCTGCTTTTTAGTATAActatccagatttgccatagctttctttCCAAGGAGTAAATATCTTAATTTCATGACTGTAGTCACCATCTGCAGTAATCTTTGAGCCCAAAAAagtaaaatctgacactgcttccatttcttctccctttatttgCAAGGAAATAATGGGGCTAGTTGCTATGATCTTGGTgtcattttttaattaacttcaagccagcttttacatTCTCTTTCACCCTCATTGAGAAGCTtcttaaattcttcattttctgccaTCTGAGTGGTATCATCTGCATTTTTAAGATTGCTGATGTTTCTCTAcctcaattctggcttttgattcatccagacTAACACTTCACATGATGTATCATTCTGCATATGTTAAATAAATGAGATGACTGCCTTTCCATATGCCTTTCCAAACTTAAACCAATCAGTATTCCATGTTTAGTTCTAGTTATTGTTTTTGACCCAAGTAAAGGTTCCTCAgaagacaaataagatgatctggttctcccatctctttgaggacttgccacattttgttgcAATTCATACAATCAAAGACTTTAATGTAGTCAGTGATGCAGAAGTTTTTCTGGAACTACCTTGCTCTTACTG encodes:
- the EBAG9 gene encoding receptor-binding cancer antigen expressed on SiSo cells isoform X2, encoding MPTESALLALFGICAIGSPSLVLFPIMAITQFRLFKVCTCLATVLSFIKRLICRSGRGRKLSGDQITLPTTVDYSPVPKQSEVEDWSSWDEDAPTSIKIEGGNGNGTAQQNTLEQLEPDYFKDMAPTIRKTQKIIIKKKEPLNFGIPDGTTGFSSRLAATQDIPFIHQSPELGDLDTWQENTNAWEEEEDAAWQAEEVLRQQKIADREKRAAEQQRKKMEKEAQRLMKKEQNKIGVKLS
- the EBAG9 gene encoding receptor-binding cancer antigen expressed on SiSo cells isoform X1 — translated: MAITQFRLFKVCTCLATVLSFIKRLICRSGRGRKLSGDQITLPTTVDYSPVPKQSEVEDWSSWDEDAPTSIKIEGGNGNGTAQQNTLEQLEPDYFKDMAPTIRKTQKIIIKKKEPLNFGIPDGTTGFSSRLAATQDIPFIHQSPELGDLDTWQENTNAWEEEEDAAWQAEEVLRQQKIADREKRAAEQQRKKMEKEAQRLMKKEQNKIGVKLS